The following are from one region of the Luteimonas sp. MC1572 genome:
- the ppc gene encoding phosphoenolpyruvate carboxylase: MNPTPAAIASPLREQLDFADTDTLLRDDVRRLGAMVGDMLSEQVSPALLAQVEAVRRAAIARRETGAPVDEMAGHLAAVSLDDADALVRAFSAWFSAINLAERVHRIRRRRDHQRGDEGPQPGGLEAVLGALHADGVTLDELQALLPELWVEPVFTAHPTEAVRRALLAKESVIVERLVADIDRTRTPDERRSDESRIRQALATTWQTSEAPPLKPTVTDEVEHIGHYLGVLFRVLPAFYEVFADAVEAIWGERIALPNVLRFGTWVGGDMDGNPNVGAATIEAALAAQRAQVLAQYRAELAALGQVLTQSRDRAGVDDAVDARLAEYKALMPEAAARLRARQADMPYRQLMELMSARLAATAADEGAPAGAAYAGVEGFLDDLELIDASLAHHRGEHAGLFALRRLLRRVRSFGFHLAALDLRQDSAAHDAALAALEGDDDWATQPLDTRLARLHALIDAPQPSVPDADAAAASLDVFRAVTAARARYGDAAFGPYIVSMSRSAADALAVLALARIAGCVEGDGAGEVPLDVAPLFETVDDLDAAAGVMRALFDDPVYRRHVRARGDRQIVMLGYSDSAKDSGLLASRWALQRAQVDLMRIAREAGVRVVFFHGRGGSVSRGGGKTERAIIAAPRGTVDGRLRVTEQGEVIHRKYGIRALALRNLEQMTGAVLRASLRPRPPEPRVQAWRAIADGLSADSRACYRALVHEDPGFNAYFRAATPVDVIERLQIGSRPSRRRDGGIANLRAIPWVFAWSQNRSGLTGWYGVGHALQRGIDVHGLAAMAELARDWHFFAAMLDDVEMLLAKSDLAIFERYSRLAGGAHDVFFPGIAAEFARTRDSLLAIKGTDRLLAGDYRLRLSIRLRNPYVDPISLLQVELLRRWREGGCADDETLRALFATVNGIAAGIQNTG; this comes from the coding sequence ATGAACCCGACGCCCGCCGCAATCGCTTCGCCGCTGCGCGAGCAGCTTGATTTCGCCGACACCGACACGCTGCTGCGCGACGACGTGCGCAGGCTTGGGGCGATGGTCGGCGACATGCTCTCCGAGCAGGTGTCGCCGGCGCTGCTGGCGCAGGTGGAAGCGGTGCGCCGCGCGGCGATTGCGCGGCGGGAGACGGGCGCGCCCGTCGACGAAATGGCCGGCCACCTGGCCGCGGTGTCGCTGGACGATGCCGATGCGCTGGTGCGGGCGTTCTCGGCGTGGTTCAGCGCCATCAACCTGGCCGAGCGCGTGCACCGCATCCGCCGCCGTCGCGACCACCAGCGCGGCGACGAAGGGCCGCAGCCGGGTGGGCTGGAAGCCGTGCTGGGCGCGCTGCATGCCGATGGGGTCACGCTCGACGAGCTGCAGGCGCTGCTGCCGGAGCTGTGGGTGGAGCCGGTGTTCACCGCGCATCCCACCGAAGCGGTGCGTCGCGCGCTGCTCGCCAAGGAATCGGTGATCGTGGAGCGGCTGGTGGCCGACATCGACCGCACGCGCACGCCCGACGAACGCCGCAGCGACGAGTCGCGCATCCGCCAGGCACTCGCCACCACCTGGCAGACATCGGAAGCGCCGCCGTTGAAGCCCACCGTGACCGACGAGGTCGAACACATCGGCCACTACCTCGGGGTGCTGTTCCGGGTGCTGCCGGCGTTCTATGAAGTGTTCGCCGATGCCGTCGAGGCCATCTGGGGCGAGCGCATCGCGTTGCCCAACGTGCTGCGCTTCGGCACCTGGGTGGGCGGTGACATGGACGGCAATCCCAACGTCGGCGCCGCCACCATCGAAGCCGCGCTCGCCGCGCAGCGCGCGCAGGTGCTGGCGCAGTACCGAGCGGAGCTTGCCGCGCTGGGCCAGGTGCTCACGCAGAGCCGCGACCGTGCCGGCGTGGACGACGCGGTCGACGCGCGGCTTGCGGAGTACAAGGCGCTCATGCCGGAAGCCGCCGCGCGCCTGCGCGCGCGCCAGGCGGACATGCCCTACCGCCAGCTGATGGAGCTGATGTCGGCGCGGCTGGCGGCGACCGCGGCCGATGAGGGCGCGCCGGCCGGCGCGGCCTATGCGGGCGTGGAGGGATTCCTCGATGACCTCGAGCTCATCGACGCCAGCCTCGCCCACCACCGCGGCGAGCATGCCGGCCTGTTCGCGCTGCGGCGCCTGTTGCGGCGGGTGCGCAGCTTCGGCTTCCACCTCGCCGCGCTCGACCTGCGCCAGGATTCCGCCGCGCACGACGCCGCGCTGGCGGCGCTGGAAGGCGACGACGACTGGGCCACGCAGCCGCTCGACACACGGCTCGCGCGCCTGCATGCGCTGATCGATGCGCCGCAGCCGAGCGTGCCGGACGCCGATGCGGCGGCGGCCTCGCTCGATGTGTTCCGTGCCGTGACCGCCGCGCGCGCGCGCTACGGCGACGCCGCGTTCGGGCCGTACATCGTCAGCATGAGCCGCAGTGCCGCCGATGCGCTCGCGGTGCTGGCGCTGGCGCGCATCGCCGGCTGTGTCGAGGGCGACGGCGCCGGCGAGGTGCCGCTGGACGTGGCGCCGCTGTTCGAAACCGTCGACGACCTCGATGCCGCCGCCGGGGTGATGCGCGCGCTGTTCGACGACCCCGTGTACCGCCGGCACGTGCGAGCCCGTGGCGACCGCCAGATCGTGATGCTGGGCTACTCCGACAGCGCCAAGGACAGCGGCCTGCTGGCTTCGCGCTGGGCACTGCAGCGTGCGCAGGTGGACCTGATGCGGATCGCCCGCGAGGCCGGCGTGCGCGTGGTGTTCTTCCATGGCCGCGGCGGCTCGGTGAGCCGCGGTGGCGGCAAGACCGAGCGCGCGATCATCGCCGCGCCGCGCGGCACGGTCGACGGCCGCCTGCGCGTCACCGAGCAGGGCGAGGTGATCCACCGCAAGTACGGCATCCGCGCACTCGCGCTGCGCAACCTCGAGCAGATGACCGGCGCGGTGCTGCGCGCCAGCCTGCGCCCGCGCCCGCCGGAGCCGCGCGTGCAGGCCTGGCGCGCGATCGCCGACGGCCTGTCCGCCGATTCGCGCGCCTGCTACCGCGCGCTGGTGCACGAGGATCCGGGCTTCAACGCCTACTTCCGCGCGGCGACGCCGGTGGATGTGATCGAGCGCCTGCAGATCGGCTCGCGGCCGTCGCGGCGGCGCGATGGCGGCATCGCCAACCTGCGCGCCATTCCCTGGGTGTTCGCGTGGTCGCAGAACCGCTCCGGGCTGACCGGCTGGTATGGCGTGGGCCATGCGCTGCAGCGCGGCATCGACGTACATGGCCTTGCTGCGATGGCCGAGCTTGCGCGCGACTGGCACTTCTTCGCCGCCATGCTCGACGACGTGGAGATGCTGCTGGCGAAGTCCGACCTCGCCATCTTCGAGCGCTACTCGCGCCTGGCCGGCGGCGCCCATGACGTGTTCTTCCCGGGCATCGCCGCGGAATTCGCGCGCACGCGCGACAGCCTCCTCGCCATCAAGGGCACCGACAGGCTGTTGGCTGGCGACTACCGCCTGCGGTTGTCGATCCGCCTGCGCAATCCCTACGTGGATCCGATCAGCCTGCTGCAGGTCGAGCTGCTGCGCCGCTGGCGCGAAGGCGGCTGCGCGGATGACGAGACGCTGCGCGCGCTGTTCGCCACCGTCAACGGCATCGCGGCGGGGATCCAGAATACCGGCTGA
- a CDS encoding acyltransferase family protein, producing the protein MAAGAGLRPAPGYRADVDGLRAIAVLAVVAYHAFPRLLPGGFVGVDVFFVISGFLITGILRDGLAAGTFGFAGFYVRRIRRLFPALVVVLAACLVAGWWLLVPADYAALGRHAAASAGFIANLAFWHDTDYFAAAAETLPLLHLWSLGVEEQFYLLWPPLLALAITRGADTRRLVLVVGVLSLAYCLWLTARDASAAFYLPFTRFWELLAGAWLAQRLGSTAAPAASERTRITAELAAFSGLALIIAACVGLSDQSPFPGWRALLPVTGTALLIAAVPATRWAQRLLSLRALVWIGLVSYPLYLWHWPLLSFARIHATGEVAPGLRVALVVLAVVLAGLTWWMVERPLRHRMPARRALALLLPAMALVLVAGLALWALQGVPSRAGEPVRQYANYGYDWRAPSREGTCSLVGAPGEPAEFPAECVDAQTSPPRPLLVLWGDSHSALLYPGMREVTDGRLRLAQFTRSGCRPYLDPGKEPCRSDNARVLQRIAALRPDYVLLFAYWNGREYQDPAQVLRDLEPGIAALHAAGVGQVVVLGPAPRWRAWLPALLVQRHARQPFLQVPQRLRGETLPEVHALDAALRRALGGRDDVTYVSALSALCDLRGCLTYVDDPAELTTWDYGHFGPRASALVASTVLEALETPRRP; encoded by the coding sequence ATGGCGGCAGGCGCGGGCTTGCGGCCGGCGCCCGGCTACCGTGCGGATGTCGATGGCCTGCGCGCCATCGCCGTCCTCGCGGTGGTCGCGTACCACGCGTTCCCGCGCTTGCTGCCCGGGGGATTCGTCGGCGTCGACGTGTTCTTCGTCATCTCCGGGTTCCTGATCACCGGCATCCTGCGCGACGGCCTGGCGGCCGGCACCTTCGGGTTCGCCGGTTTCTACGTGCGCCGCATCCGCCGGCTGTTCCCGGCGCTGGTGGTGGTGCTGGCGGCGTGCCTGGTGGCCGGCTGGTGGCTGCTCGTGCCGGCCGACTACGCCGCGCTCGGCCGCCACGCCGCGGCCAGCGCGGGCTTCATCGCCAACCTGGCGTTCTGGCACGACACCGATTATTTCGCCGCCGCGGCCGAGACCCTGCCGCTGCTGCACCTGTGGTCGCTCGGCGTGGAGGAGCAGTTCTACCTGCTGTGGCCGCCGCTGCTGGCGCTGGCGATCACGCGCGGCGCCGACACCCGCCGCCTGGTGCTGGTGGTTGGCGTGCTGTCGCTGGCGTACTGCCTGTGGTTGACCGCGCGCGATGCCAGCGCCGCGTTCTACCTGCCGTTCACGCGCTTCTGGGAGCTGCTGGCCGGCGCGTGGCTGGCGCAACGGCTGGGCAGCACCGCGGCGCCCGCAGCGTCGGAACGCACGCGCATCACCGCCGAGCTGGCCGCGTTCTCCGGGCTCGCCTTGATCATCGCCGCCTGCGTCGGCCTCAGCGACCAGTCGCCGTTCCCGGGCTGGCGCGCGCTGCTGCCGGTCACCGGCACCGCGCTGCTCATCGCGGCGGTGCCGGCGACGCGCTGGGCGCAGCGCCTGCTGTCGCTGCGCGCGCTGGTGTGGATCGGCCTGGTCAGCTATCCGCTCTACCTGTGGCACTGGCCGTTGCTGTCGTTCGCGCGCATCCACGCCACCGGCGAAGTGGCGCCGGGCCTGCGCGTGGCGCTGGTGGTGCTGGCCGTGGTGCTGGCGGGCCTGACCTGGTGGATGGTGGAGCGCCCGCTGCGGCACCGCATGCCCGCGCGCCGCGCGCTTGCGCTGCTGCTGCCGGCGATGGCGCTGGTGCTGGTGGCGGGCCTGGCGCTGTGGGCGCTGCAGGGCGTTCCGTCGCGCGCCGGCGAACCGGTGCGGCAGTACGCCAACTACGGCTACGACTGGCGTGCACCCTCGCGCGAGGGAACGTGTTCGCTGGTCGGCGCGCCGGGCGAACCGGCGGAGTTCCCCGCGGAATGCGTCGACGCGCAGACCTCGCCGCCGCGCCCGCTGCTGGTGCTGTGGGGCGATTCGCATTCCGCGCTGCTGTACCCGGGCATGCGCGAGGTGACTGACGGCCGCCTGCGCCTGGCGCAGTTCACGCGCAGCGGCTGCCGGCCCTATCTCGATCCCGGCAAGGAACCGTGCCGGAGCGACAACGCGCGCGTGCTGCAACGCATCGCCGCGCTGCGCCCGGACTACGTGCTGCTGTTCGCCTACTGGAACGGGCGCGAATACCAGGACCCGGCGCAGGTGCTGCGCGACCTGGAGCCCGGCATCGCCGCACTGCATGCCGCCGGCGTAGGCCAGGTGGTGGTGCTCGGCCCGGCGCCGCGCTGGCGCGCCTGGCTGCCGGCGCTGCTCGTGCAGCGCCATGCGCGGCAGCCCTTCCTGCAGGTGCCACAGCGGCTGCGCGGTGAAACGCTGCCCGAAGTGCACGCGCTGGACGCCGCGCTGCGCAGGGCTCTCGGCGGTCGCGACGACGTCACCTACGTCTCGGCGCTGTCCGCGCTGTGCGACCTGCGCGGCTGCCTCACCTACGTCGACGATCCCGCCGAACTCACCACCTGGGACTACGGCCACTTCGGCCCGCGCGCGTCCGCGCTGGTGGCGTCCACCGTGCTGGAGGCGCTGGAGACACCGCGCAGACCTTGA
- a CDS encoding metal/formaldehyde-sensitive transcriptional repressor, which translates to MPHSPEEKKKVLARVRRIRGQCDALDRALEAGADCAPVLQQIAAIRGAVNGLMSEVLEAHLREQFGQAAGDDSDRDARVAEMTGLIRSYLK; encoded by the coding sequence GTGCCGCATTCGCCAGAGGAAAAGAAGAAGGTCCTCGCCCGCGTGCGCCGCATCCGCGGCCAGTGCGACGCGCTCGATCGCGCGCTGGAGGCGGGCGCCGACTGCGCGCCGGTGCTGCAGCAGATCGCGGCCATCCGCGGCGCGGTCAACGGGCTGATGAGCGAGGTGCTGGAAGCGCATCTGCGCGAGCAGTTCGGCCAGGCCGCGGGCGACGACAGCGATCGCGATGCCCGCGTCGCCGAGATGACCGGGTTGATCCGGTCCTATCTCAAGTGA
- a CDS encoding ATP-binding protein, giving the protein MTPRPPALLAWSGGKDAAWALHVLRQRREVDVVGLLSTINADDERASMQGIRVDVLRAQAAAAGLPLLEMRIPERCDNACYEAALAATLAEAQARWPGITRIAFGDLLLADIRAWREALCAGLGWTALFPLFGANTAALAREMVTGGLRAQLCCIDTTQLDASFSGRDFDAVLLDALPPTVDRCGENGEFHTCVSAGPMFTAPLALARGDPALRDGRFAVTDYRLGD; this is encoded by the coding sequence ATGACGCCGCGGCCGCCCGCACTGCTGGCCTGGAGCGGCGGCAAGGACGCGGCCTGGGCGCTGCACGTGCTGCGCCAGCGCAGGGAGGTCGACGTGGTCGGCCTGTTGTCCACCATCAATGCGGACGATGAGCGCGCGTCGATGCAGGGCATCCGCGTCGACGTGCTGCGCGCGCAGGCCGCGGCCGCCGGGCTGCCGCTGCTCGAGATGCGCATCCCGGAACGCTGCGACAACGCCTGCTACGAAGCCGCCTTAGCCGCCACGCTGGCCGAAGCGCAGGCGCGCTGGCCCGGCATCACGCGCATCGCCTTCGGCGACCTGCTGCTGGCCGACATCCGCGCCTGGCGCGAAGCGCTGTGCGCGGGGCTGGGCTGGACCGCGCTGTTCCCGCTGTTCGGCGCGAACACCGCGGCGCTGGCGCGCGAGATGGTCACCGGTGGGCTGCGCGCGCAACTGTGCTGCATCGACACCACGCAACTCGACGCCAGTTTCAGCGGCCGCGACTTCGACGCCGTGCTGCTGGATGCGTTGCCGCCCACGGTCGATCGCTGCGGCGAGAACGGCGAATTCCACACCTGCGTCAGCGCCGGCCCGATGTTCACCGCGCCGCTGGCGCTCGCCCGTGGCGACCCGGCCCTGCGTGACGGCCGCTTCGCCGTCACCGACTACAGGCTCGGCGACTGA
- the fghA gene encoding S-formylglutathione hydrolase: MERIEHRASFGGWQDVYRHRSEVLDCDMTVGVYFPPQAADGPCPVLYWLSGLTCNEQNFITKAGAQRYAAEHGIIIVAPDTSPRGDDVADAPGYDLGKGAGFYVNATQAPWAAHYRMYDYIVDELPAWVEADPSASDARAISGHSMGGHGALTIALKNPGRYRSVSAFSPIVAPSQVPWGEKAFAAYLGDDREAWKQHDTVELVKSAQEKLPLLVDQGDADEFLDTQLRPQLLQAACASAGHPLQLRMQPGYDHSYYFISSFIGEHIAHHAKALRGG, from the coding sequence ATGGAACGCATTGAACACCGCGCCAGCTTCGGCGGCTGGCAGGACGTATACCGCCACCGCTCGGAGGTCCTCGATTGCGACATGACGGTGGGCGTGTACTTTCCGCCACAGGCGGCCGACGGCCCCTGCCCGGTGCTGTACTGGCTGTCGGGCCTGACCTGCAACGAGCAGAACTTCATCACCAAGGCCGGCGCGCAGCGCTATGCCGCCGAGCACGGGATCATCATCGTCGCGCCCGACACCAGCCCGCGCGGCGATGACGTCGCCGACGCGCCGGGCTACGACCTCGGCAAGGGCGCGGGCTTTTACGTCAACGCCACGCAGGCGCCATGGGCGGCGCACTACCGCATGTACGACTACATCGTCGATGAGCTGCCGGCGTGGGTGGAGGCGGATCCGTCAGCGAGCGACGCGCGCGCGATCAGCGGCCATTCGATGGGCGGCCACGGCGCGCTGACCATCGCGCTGAAGAACCCCGGCCGCTACCGCAGCGTGTCGGCGTTCTCGCCGATCGTGGCGCCGAGCCAGGTGCCATGGGGCGAGAAGGCCTTTGCGGCCTACCTCGGTGACGACCGCGAAGCGTGGAAGCAGCACGACACCGTGGAACTCGTGAAGTCGGCGCAGGAGAAGCTGCCGCTGCTGGTCGACCAGGGCGACGCCGACGAGTTCCTCGACACCCAGCTGCGCCCGCAGCTGCTGCAGGCCGCGTGCGCGTCCGCCGGCCATCCGCTGCAGCTGCGCATGCAGCCGGGCTACGACCACAGCTACTACTTCATCTCGAGCTTCATCGGCGAGCACATCGCGCACCATGCCAAGGCGCTGCGGGGCGGGTGA
- a CDS encoding glutathione S-transferase family protein has protein sequence MSRGRIVRWMLEELGVEYRTVVQEYGGSMKSAEYLAINPMGKVPALQHRGLVVTEAAAICAYLADAFPQAGLAPALDDPLRGTYLRWLFFAAGPVEAAVSARAMGLLAPAEKAGMVGYGSYEHTVDALEQAAASTSPWLLGERFSAADVYVGGQVDFGLGFKSIPERPAFTAWAERLRARPAYQRAQALDNALMPARG, from the coding sequence ATGTCGCGCGGGCGCATCGTGCGCTGGATGCTCGAAGAGCTGGGCGTCGAATACCGCACGGTGGTGCAGGAGTACGGCGGCAGCATGAAGTCCGCCGAGTACCTGGCGATCAACCCGATGGGCAAGGTGCCGGCGCTGCAGCACCGCGGCTTGGTGGTCACCGAGGCGGCGGCGATCTGTGCCTACCTGGCCGATGCCTTCCCGCAGGCCGGCCTGGCGCCGGCACTGGACGACCCGCTGCGCGGGACATACCTGCGCTGGCTGTTCTTCGCCGCGGGCCCGGTGGAGGCCGCGGTCAGTGCGCGCGCGATGGGCCTGCTGGCACCCGCAGAGAAAGCCGGCATGGTCGGCTACGGCAGCTACGAGCACACCGTCGACGCGCTGGAGCAGGCCGCGGCCTCGACTTCGCCATGGCTGCTGGGCGAACGCTTCAGCGCGGCCGACGTCTATGTCGGCGGCCAGGTGGATTTCGGCCTCGGATTCAAGTCGATTCCGGAACGTCCGGCGTTCACCGCCTGGGCCGAACGCCTGCGCGCCCGGCCGGCGTACCAGCGTGCGCAGGCGCTGGACAACGCGCTGATGCCCGCGCGGGGCTAA
- a CDS encoding glutamate--cysteine ligase, which produces MSSPLPSATTPIRSRDDLVAYIAGGARVPGDWRIGTEHEKFGFRLDDLRPPTYDGPQGIGALLDGLCRFGWERVTEHGQVIALLKDGASVTLEPAGQLELSGAQLSTIHETCREVGSHLREVKTVADELGLGFLGMGFQPKWARADMPWMPKDRYRIMKSYMPKVGDLGLDMMTRTCTVQVNLDFASEADMVKKFRVALALQPIATALFADSPFTEGKPNGYLSYRSHIWTDTDPDRTGMLDFVFEDGFGYERYVDYLLDVPMYFSYRDGVYHDASGQSFRDFMDGRLPALPGALPTIQDWSDHMTTAFPEVRMKRFLEMRGADGGPWNRLCALPAFWVGLLYDDAALDAAWDLVKDFSRDERHVLRDGVPKHALKLPFRGGTVRDLAQRALEIASAGLARRARLNEDGQDESRFLEPLVEYVMANETPAERKLALYHGEWGGNIDRVFSEFAY; this is translated from the coding sequence GCACGAGAAGTTCGGCTTCCGCCTCGACGACCTGCGCCCGCCGACCTACGACGGCCCGCAGGGCATCGGCGCGCTGCTCGACGGCCTGTGCCGCTTCGGCTGGGAGCGGGTCACCGAGCACGGCCAGGTGATCGCGCTGCTGAAGGACGGCGCCTCGGTCACCCTGGAGCCCGCGGGCCAGCTGGAGCTGTCCGGCGCGCAGCTGTCGACCATCCACGAGACCTGCCGCGAAGTGGGCAGCCACCTGCGCGAGGTCAAGACCGTCGCCGACGAACTCGGCCTCGGTTTCCTCGGCATGGGCTTCCAGCCGAAGTGGGCGCGTGCCGACATGCCGTGGATGCCCAAGGACCGCTACCGCATCATGAAGTCGTACATGCCCAAGGTCGGCGACCTGGGCCTGGACATGATGACGCGCACCTGCACGGTGCAGGTCAACCTCGACTTCGCCAGCGAAGCCGACATGGTGAAGAAGTTCCGCGTGGCGCTGGCGCTGCAGCCGATCGCCACCGCGCTGTTCGCGGACTCGCCGTTCACCGAAGGCAAGCCCAACGGCTACCTGAGCTACCGCTCGCACATCTGGACCGACACCGACCCCGACCGCACCGGCATGCTCGACTTCGTGTTCGAGGACGGCTTCGGCTACGAGCGCTACGTCGACTACCTGCTCGACGTGCCGATGTACTTCAGCTACCGCGACGGCGTGTACCACGACGCCAGCGGCCAGAGCTTCCGCGACTTCATGGACGGCCGCCTGCCGGCGCTGCCGGGCGCGCTGCCGACCATCCAGGACTGGTCCGACCACATGACCACCGCGTTCCCGGAAGTGCGCATGAAGCGCTTCCTGGAGATGCGTGGCGCCGATGGCGGTCCCTGGAACCGGCTGTGCGCGCTGCCGGCGTTCTGGGTGGGCCTGCTGTATGACGATGCCGCGCTCGATGCGGCCTGGGACCTGGTCAAGGACTTCAGCCGCGACGAACGCCACGTGCTGCGTGACGGCGTGCCGAAGCACGCGCTCAAGCTGCCGTTCCGCGGCGGCACCGTGCGCGACCTGGCGCAGCGCGCGCTGGAGATCGCGTCCGCGGGCCTCGCGCGCCGCGCGCGCCTCAACGAAGACGGCCAGGACGAGAGCCGTTTCCTCGAACCGCTGGTTGAATACGTCATGGCCAACGAAACCCCGGCCGAACGCAAGCTTGCGCTGTACCACGGCGAGTGGGGCGGCAACATCGACCGCGTGTTCAGCGAGTTCGCTTACTGA
- a CDS encoding TfoX/Sxy family protein: MATDQHFLDYVAEQAGLGERLTCKKLFGEYAVYVDGKVVAFACDNSLFVKPSAAVARLAPGLPLRPPYPGAKGYPVADELLDDAEALRRLLLETAALMPEPKPKPRPKAKKPG, encoded by the coding sequence ATGGCCACCGACCAGCACTTCCTCGACTACGTCGCCGAACAGGCCGGGCTCGGCGAGCGGCTGACGTGCAAGAAGCTGTTTGGCGAGTACGCGGTCTACGTGGACGGCAAGGTCGTGGCCTTCGCCTGCGACAACAGCCTGTTCGTGAAGCCGTCGGCCGCGGTTGCGCGCCTGGCGCCCGGCCTGCCGCTGCGGCCGCCCTATCCCGGCGCGAAGGGCTATCCCGTCGCCGACGAACTCCTGGACGATGCCGAAGCGCTGCGGCGGCTCCTGCTCGAGACCGCCGCGCTGATGCCGGAGCCCAAGCCCAAGCCCAGGCCGAAGGCGAAAAAGCCGGGTTAG
- a CDS encoding S-(hydroxymethyl)glutathione dehydrogenase/class III alcohol dehydrogenase — MKSRAAVAFAAGQPLQIVELDVAPPRKGEVLVKITHTALCHTDAFTLSGDDPEGVFPAVLGHEGAGIVVEVGEGVTSVQPGDHVIPLYTAECRECLFCKSGKTNLCVAVRATQGKGVMPDGTTRFSYNGEPVYHYMGCSTFSEYTVVAEVSLAKVNPEANPEHTCLLGCGVTTGIGAVHNTAKVQEGDSVAVFGLGAIGLAVIQGAVQAKAGRIIAIDTNPSKFELATQMGATDCVNPKDHDKPIQQVVVEMTGWGVDHSFECIGNVNVMRAALECAHRGWGQSVVIGVAGAGQEISTRPFQLVTGRKWLGTAFGGVKGRTQLPGMVEDAMRGDIQLAPFVTHTLPLERINEAFDLMHEGKSIRTVIHY; from the coding sequence ATGAAATCCCGTGCCGCCGTCGCCTTTGCCGCAGGCCAGCCGCTGCAGATCGTCGAGCTCGACGTCGCCCCGCCCCGGAAGGGCGAAGTGCTGGTGAAGATCACCCACACCGCCTTGTGCCACACCGACGCCTTCACCCTGTCCGGCGACGATCCGGAAGGCGTGTTCCCGGCGGTGCTCGGCCATGAGGGCGCGGGCATCGTGGTGGAAGTGGGCGAGGGCGTGACCAGCGTCCAGCCGGGTGACCACGTGATCCCGCTGTACACCGCCGAGTGCCGCGAGTGCCTGTTCTGCAAGAGCGGCAAGACCAACCTCTGCGTCGCCGTGCGCGCGACCCAGGGCAAGGGCGTGATGCCCGATGGCACCACCCGCTTCAGCTACAACGGCGAGCCGGTCTACCACTACATGGGCTGCTCGACGTTCAGCGAGTACACGGTGGTCGCCGAGGTCTCGCTGGCCAAGGTGAACCCCGAGGCGAACCCCGAACACACCTGCCTGCTCGGCTGCGGCGTGACCACCGGCATCGGCGCTGTGCACAACACGGCGAAGGTGCAGGAAGGCGACAGCGTGGCCGTGTTCGGCCTCGGTGCGATCGGCCTCGCGGTGATCCAGGGCGCGGTGCAGGCCAAGGCCGGGCGGATCATCGCCATCGACACCAATCCGTCGAAGTTCGAGCTTGCCACGCAGATGGGCGCCACCGACTGCGTGAACCCGAAGGACCACGACAAGCCCATCCAGCAGGTCGTCGTGGAGATGACCGGCTGGGGCGTGGACCATTCGTTCGAGTGCATCGGCAACGTCAACGTGATGCGCGCGGCGCTGGAATGCGCGCACCGCGGCTGGGGCCAGAGCGTGGTGATTGGCGTGGCCGGCGCAGGCCAGGAAATCAGCACCCGTCCGTTCCAGCTGGTCACCGGCCGCAAGTGGCTGGGCACGGCGTTCGGCGGGGTGAAGGGACGCACGCAGCTGCCGGGGATGGTGGAGGACGCGATGCGCGGCGACATCCAGCTGGCGCCGTTCGTGACCCACACGCTGCCGCTGGAGCGCATCAACGAAGCCTTCGACCTGATGCACGAAGGCAAGTCGATCCGCACCGTCATCCACTACTGA